The Budorcas taxicolor isolate Tak-1 chromosome 25, Takin1.1, whole genome shotgun sequence genome includes a region encoding these proteins:
- the LOC128069022 gene encoding LOW QUALITY PROTEIN: phosphoglycerate mutase 1-like (The sequence of the model RefSeq protein was modified relative to this genomic sequence to represent the inferred CDS: deleted 1 base in 1 codon; substituted 1 base at 1 genomic stop codon) — protein sequence MATYKMVLIQHGESAWNLENRFSGWYDTDLSPAGHEEVKRGGQALRDAGYEFDICFTSVQKRAIRTLWTVLDAIDQMWLPVVRTWRLNEXHYGGLTGLNKAETAAKHGEAQVKIWRRSYDVPPPPVEPDHPFYSNISKDHRYADLTEDQLPTCESLRDTTARALPFWNEEIVPQIKEGKRVLIAAHGNSLRGIVKNLEGLSEEAIMELNLATGIPMVYELDKNLKPIKPMQSLGDEETVRKAMEAVSAQGKAKK from the exons ATGGCCACCTACAAGATGGTGCTGATCCAGCACGGTGAGAGCGCATGGAACCTGGAGAACCGTTTCAGCGGCTGGTACGACACGGACCTGAGCCCAGCCGGGCACGAGGAGGTGAAGCGAGGTGGGCAGGCGCTGAGAGATGCTGGCTATGAGTTTGACATCTGCTTCACCTCAGTGCAGAAGAGAGCAATCCGGACCCTCTGGACAGTGCTGGATGCCATTGACCAAATGTGGCTGCCAGTGGTGAGGACTTGGCGCCTTAATGAGTGACACTAT GGGGGTCTGACTGGCCTCAATAAGGCAGAAACTGCGGCCAAGCATGGTGAGGCCCAGGTAAAGATCTGGAGGCGCTCCTATGATGTCCCGCCACCTCCCGTGGAGCCCGACCACCCCTTCTACAGCAACATCAGTAAGGATCACAGGTATGCAGACCTCACTGAAGACCAGCTGCCCACCTGTGAGAGTCTGAGGGACACAACTGCCAGAGCTCTGCCCTTTTGGAATGAAGAAATTGTCCCCCAGATCAAGGAGGGGAAACGGGTACTAATTGCAGCCCACGGCAACAGCCTTCGGGGCATCGTCAAGAATCTGGAGGGTCTCTCTGAAGAGGCTATTATGGAGCTGAACCTGGCGACTGGCATTCCCATGGTCTATGAATTGGACAAGAACTTGAAGCCCATCAAGCCCATGCAGTCCCTGGGGGATGAGGAGACCGTGCGTAAAGCCATGGAGGCTGTGTCTGCCCAGGGCAAGGCCAAGAAGTGA